From Leptodactylus fuscus isolate aLepFus1 chromosome 11, aLepFus1.hap2, whole genome shotgun sequence, one genomic window encodes:
- the RNF208 gene encoding RING finger protein 208: protein MQGALGENKVADSNVKKILMSCLKGQQVIIKMEAMKIIQAEKFSECQNSQPRYVPPSRREPPLVAKRAWPSDSEIIVNQACGEMPTLENAPSTLGLPRTPPPPRREKIYPGQRKASTEICYHRKTPSDEVIVNQYVLHPSTPCEPLECPTCGHMYNFTNKRPRILSCLHSVCEECLQILYESCPKYKFISCPTCKRETVLFTDYGLAALAVNTSILNRLPTEALSANPVQWSSEADRSCYQTFRQYCGAACSCQIRNPLSSCTIM from the coding sequence ATGCAGGGGGCTCTAGGAGAAAACAAAGTTGCGGACAGTAATGTGAAAAAAATTCTTATGTCGTGTCTGAAAGGGCAGCAGGTCATTATCAAGATGGAGGCCATGAAGATCATACAGGCTGAGAAGTTTTCGGAATGCCAGAACTCTCAGCCGAGATATGTTCCTCCATCCAGGAGAGAACCTCCTCTAGTTGCCAAACGTGCCTGGCCCTCAGACTCGGAAATTATTGTCAACCAGGCCTGCGGGGAGATGCCCACTCTGGAGAACGCTCCAAGCACCTTGGGTCTTCCAAGGACGCCCCCACCACCAAGACGGGAGAAAATCTACCCTGGTCAACGGAAAGCCAGTACCGAAATCTGTTACCATCGTAAAACCCCTTCTGATGAAGTTATCGTAAACCAGTATGTGCTGCACCCATCCACCCCTTGTGAACCCTTAGAATGTCCGACCTGTGGCCACATGTACAATTTTACAAACAAGCGGCCTAGGATCTTATCGTGTCTCCATTCCGTGTGCGAGGAGTGCCTGCAGATTCTCTACGAGTCTTGTCCCAAGTACAAATTCATTTCATGCCCAACCTGCAAGAGGGAAACGGTGCTGTTTACAGACTATGGCTTGGCAGCCCTTGCTGTGAACACCAGCATTCTCAACAGGCTGCCAACCGAGGCCCTGTCGGCCAACCCTGTACAATGGAGCAGCGAGGCGGACCGCAGTTGCTACCAGACCTTTCGCCAGTACTGTGGTGCAGCTTGCAGCTGTCAGATCCGCAATCCACTGTCTTCCTGTACCATCATGTAA